A stretch of DNA from Paenibacillus albus:
CGGAGCCTCGCGGGATGATGCCTTCCTTCAATTGAAGAACGGCGTTCATCCGCTCAATTCGGGCTTCACAATCATCCAGCTGTTTCACGATCAGTGCTTCAACCTTGGCGGGATCGCCATGGCGAATGAATGGCATGGTCAGGAAGACCGGATGCTGCGGAAAAGAGCTCTGTTTGAACTCCGCGTGCAGCAGATCTTGAAAAGAAGCTTTGCCCGCTTCGGTAATCCGGTAAATCGTCTTATCCGGCCGATTATCGCCAGGCACCGAGACGACTTCCGCCGCCTCGATTAACCCGTCCTTGTGAAGCTGATCAACCGCGTAATACAGCGACCCGTCGCGCAGCTTGAAGCATTCATCCCAATTGCGAAATTTAATCGTCTGTCTAATTTCATAAGGATGCCGTTCATGCTCCATCAGCAGCCCTAGAATCAAGAGCCTCATGGACATAGCAGATTAGCTCCCTTGGGAAGGAGTCGGTTTGCCAGTGCTGCCTTGTGGACCTGATTTTGCAGGAGCGCCATGTTGAGGGGCTTTATTCAGTTCCAGACGTGCTTTGCCCAGCAAGAGGACGAATATAACCGCTAAAGCGGGAAGAAGGACCGACCATTGGAAAATCGAAATTACGGAATGAGCG
This window harbors:
- a CDS encoding PadR family transcriptional regulator; this encodes MSMRLLILGLLMEHERHPYEIRQTIKFRNWDECFKLRDGSLYYAVDQLHKDGLIEAAEVVSVPGDNRPDKTIYRITEAGKASFQDLLHAEFKQSSFPQHPVFLTMPFIRHGDPAKVEALIVKQLDDCEARIERMNAVLQLKEGIIPRGSELMIRGFIQFGETEKHWLTTVLADARSGALFAEHVKPRYIAEQQ